Proteins co-encoded in one Rhopalosiphum maidis isolate BTI-1 chromosome 2, ASM367621v3, whole genome shotgun sequence genomic window:
- the LOC113553360 gene encoding sterile alpha and TIR motif-containing protein 1-like yields the protein MQEAMLLENVINIFLLVESLNLENPDYVIKNSLNNIKHVIHIFRRQEKRTTRESKFITGLLEQLFVHSENMCMDVIECGGLEIILEECRSRDTTTLQNCARALANLSLFGGAKIHKLMIHHHAHTWLFTLAFNADDNVKYYALLTAAVLATDKDIKAAMDNCDTLNLIDPFIATHFTADFDRIDRMIGRCQGEDCRWLQRLVPVLSCDRREAHTLAAFHFSIKAGSQSQSLRSRTAETFRTIGAIVPLKNLAGSLNNVTSELAAKALWWIGEQVPRSLSQEVPRWTVNDVLQWAKSVGFEECAESLAENQINGDLLLKLTEKCLKINIGLYNGIMRKRFTRELHKLKQLADYSCKDPTNLNSFLQSIGPEFSVYTYSMLNAGIDHDSISSLTDDRLAYECGIENSIHRSIILNSIKGER from the exons ATGCAGGAAGCTATGCTGctagaaaatgtaataaacatttttttgttggtGGAGAGTCTGAATTTGGAAAATCCTGATTATGTGATCAAAAATAGCCTGAACAATATCAAGCAcgtaatacacatatttaggCGTCAAGAGAAGAGGACGACTAGagaatcaaaatttattactg GTTTACttgaacaattatttgtaCACAGTGAAAATATGTGTATGGATGTAATCGAGTGTGGTGGTCTAGAGATAATTCTCGAAGAATGCCGTAGCCGAGATACCACGACTCTGCAAAATTGTGCACGTGCACTGGCAAACTTATCGCTGTTTGGCGGTGCCAAGATTCACAAGTTGATGATCCATCATCACGCACATACCTGGCTGTTTACGTTGGCGTTCAACGCGGACGATAACGTCAAGTATTATGCTCTACTGACTGCGGCTGTTTTAGCAACTGACAAGGATATTAAAGCGGCTATGGACAACTGTGATACCCTGAATTTAATCGATCCTTTCATCGCCACACATTTTACGGCGGATTTCGACAGAATTGATAGGATGATTGGCCGATGCCAAGGTGAAGACTGTCGTTGGCTGCAACGGCTCGTCCCAGTTTTGAGCTGCGACCGTCGTGAGGCACACACTTTGGCAGCGTTCCATTTCAGCATAAAAGCGGGTTCCCAAAGTCAGAGTCTCCGTAGCAGAACCGCTGAAACTTTCAGGACAATCGGCGCCATTGTACCACTGAAAAATTTGGCGGGTTCCCTCAATAATGTCACTTCTGAGTTAGCGGCAAAAGCGTTGTGGTGGATCGGTGAACAAGTGCCGCGATCACTCAGCCAGGAAGTACCACGGTGGACAGTCAATGATGTCCTCCAGTGGGCCAAGAGTGTTGGATTTGAAGAATGTGCAGAAAGCTTAGCGGAAAACCAGATAAATGGCGATTTATTGTTGAAGTTGACCGAGAAAtgcttgaaaataaatatcggATTGTACAACGGAATTATGCGAAAAAG ATTTACGAGGGaattacacaaattaaaacaattagctGATTATAGCTGTAAAGACCCGACCAATTTAAACTCGTTTTTGCAATCAATTGGGCCAGAATTTTCCGTCTATACGTATTCTATGTTGAATGCTGGAATTGACCATGATTCTATTAG TTCTTTAACGGATGATCGCCTCGCATACGAATGTGGAATCGAAAACAGCATTCATCGTAGCATTATACTAAACTCTATAAAAGGTGAACGTTGA